CGGGATTGCGCTCGGGATGCGTGATAATGGGCCACAAACCAGCCAGCCGCCACTCGAATATCGTTTGTTCCGCGTTGGCCGGAAGATGGCTGTGGGGGTACTCCAGCAACACGTAACGGGATCTGTTGAGAGTATAAAGAGATACGATATCGACGGGCAGCACCGAAGAGACATCCCCGCCAGGGAGAATATCGAGGTTTACGTTATGCTGTTGCAGGCATTCGGTCAGTAGTGCGATTTTTCGTTCGATAAGTTGCGGGGATGGAATATCGTTTTTTACATGTGGCGTGGCGACAATCGTCCGGGTTCCGTCGGCGACCGCGATGCGCGCCATGGCCAGAGACTCCTCCATGGACGATGCACCGTCGTCCATGGAGGGTAAAATGTGACAATGCAGATCGATCATGAAGATTTTCCCGGTTCTGCCACAGGAGTCTTGTCTTTTTTGTCACTGCCGTAGTGATGATAGTAGCTGTGGTGATAATAGGACGATTTTTCTATCTCAAGAGCGTTGATCACCAGACCGAGAACCCGGGCACCGGAATCCTTGAGAATGCGCAGGGCCCGGTCTGCAAATTCGTAAGAGGTCTTGCCACCGGCCGCCACCATGATGACGCCTTCGAACAGGCGGCACAAAAGGCGGGCGTCCGATACCGGAAGCACCGGTGGCGAATCGCAAACGATGACATCGAATTCGCTGCTCATCGAATCGATCAGTCCCGGCAGCTTGCTGGAAATCAGCAATTCGGAGGGATTTGGCGGAATCGGACCGGCCGTAATGACAAACAGGTTTTTGATCGCGGTTTTCTGCACGATATGTCCGTCGACGGCACCGGCCAGATAATTGCTCAGACCGCGGGTATTGGGCACCTTGAGAACGTGGTGAATGCGTGGCTTGCGCAAGTCGCCATCGACCAGGAGCACCCGCTTTTCCGATTGGGCCAGGGTTATGGCCAGATTGACGGAGGTAGTGGTCTTGCCCTCGCCGACGCCGGCACTGGTCAGCAGAATGCGTCGTGGCGCCTGGTCGGCAAACGAGAGAAATACCGCCGTACGCAAGCCCCGGTAACTTTCGGCAAACGACGAATGAGGCTCCCGCAGAACGGTTTCCTCTACATCGTATTTCAGATTGCGGCGCTTGGCCATGACTCCCAGGATCGGCAGACCCAGAATACTTTCGGCCTGTTCCGGATCCTTGATGGTGTTGTCGAAATAATCGATCAGAAATGCCAGCACAATACCCCCGATAAGACCGATAGCAAGGCCAAGGATAAGGTTGCCTTTTTTCCATGGCTTGGAGGGTATTTTGGGGACGGCGGCCTGCTCCACGATCCAGAGATTGACGGGATTGGTTTCCCCGGTGATGCTCTGCTCCTTCAGTTTCAGCATCAGGGCATCGTAAAGCTGCCTGTTGGTATCGACCACCCTCTTCAGGGCCCCGTATTGAATGAACTTTTCATTCAGGCCAATGGCTTCCGATTTGCTTCCCGTCAATTTGCTTCGAAGGGTCTGCTCATTGGAAAGAGCAAGCTCGTATTCGTTTCGCAACGAATCGATGATCCGGTCGATCTCCTGGCGTTTTTTTCTTTCCAGAACCTGAAGATCACCTCTGGTCTTGACCATGAGGGGGTGCTTCGAACCGAATTTGTTGGACAACTCCATGATGCTCTTTTCGGTTTCAACAATCTGCGACCGCAGGCTCTGCAGCGCCAGATCCGAGGTGATGGCCGAAATGGTTTCCAGTTTCTGATAGTTTCTTCCTGCTCTGCCGATTTTGTTGACCAGAATCTCCATCTCCTTGCGGCGGGTCTCGGCCCGCAGCAATTGCAGGTTGATTTCAGAGAGTTGCTCCGGCACCACCGCAATGCGATCCTCCATCGTCACGATATCGTTGGCTTTCATATAATCCTGCAAAGCCTGCTCGGCGGCCTTGAGTTTTTGTGCTTCATCCTCCGCTTTACGGCCCATCCACTCGAGGCTGCGACGGGTGGCATCCATCTTGAGCTGCAGTGTTTCCTCGATATAGGCCCTGGCCGTGGTGTTGGCCACCAGCGCGGCCAGTTCGGGGTTGGGGGACAGAAAATTTATCGTCACCAGCCGGGTCCCTTCAACCGGCCGTACCAGCAGGTTTTCGGTGATCTTTTCAACAATCGAGGCTTTGCGTCCGTTTTCTCCCGCGGGACTGTCTTCTTTGCGAAAAAGCATCTTGCGGACACCATCGGTCATATCGCCAAGCAGCTGCCAGGCG
This portion of the Syntrophotalea acetylenica genome encodes:
- a CDS encoding GumC family protein → MPFQKTDLHLLDLIATVRKYRRLVLSFFLVVFGLVVLFTYASTPLYEGAAKVLIEKGEADELAARGRSSSFDPVFYETQLQLIRSRAVVERVVDMLNLEKDYEQYLESASNRRTVLQFAWQLLGDMTDGVRKMLFRKEDSPAGENGRKASIVEKITENLLVRPVEGTRLVTINFLSPNPELAALVANTTARAYIEETLQLKMDATRRSLEWMGRKAEDEAQKLKAAEQALQDYMKANDIVTMEDRIAVVPEQLSEINLQLLRAETRRKEMEILVNKIGRAGRNYQKLETISAITSDLALQSLRSQIVETEKSIMELSNKFGSKHPLMVKTRGDLQVLERKKRQEIDRIIDSLRNEYELALSNEQTLRSKLTGSKSEAIGLNEKFIQYGALKRVVDTNRQLYDALMLKLKEQSITGETNPVNLWIVEQAAVPKIPSKPWKKGNLILGLAIGLIGGIVLAFLIDYFDNTIKDPEQAESILGLPILGVMAKRRNLKYDVEETVLREPHSSFAESYRGLRTAVFLSFADQAPRRILLTSAGVGEGKTTTSVNLAITLAQSEKRVLLVDGDLRKPRIHHVLKVPNTRGLSNYLAGAVDGHIVQKTAIKNLFVITAGPIPPNPSELLISSKLPGLIDSMSSEFDVIVCDSPPVLPVSDARLLCRLFEGVIMVAAGGKTSYEFADRALRILKDSGARVLGLVINALEIEKSSYYHHSYYHHYGSDKKDKTPVAEPGKSS
- a CDS encoding tyrosine-protein phosphatase, producing MIDLHCHILPSMDDGASSMEESLAMARIAVADGTRTIVATPHVKNDIPSPQLIERKIALLTECLQQHNVNLDILPGGDVSSVLPVDIVSLYTLNRSRYVLLEYPHSHLPANAEQTIFEWRLAGLWPIITHPERNPGILKNPEALTRLVEVGALVQITAGSLAGGFGADAQACACHLVSSGLVHILASDGHSSGHRLPRLSEGLRIATQLIGKAAALRLVEDNPAAIISGMVVDV